One region of Erwinia tracheiphila genomic DNA includes:
- a CDS encoding carbohydrate porin: MKKSTLAVAVTIGLLSAAGPAWSATDMSSIEARLAAMEKRLQAAEHRADVAENRAEAAEKQAQQLASAQQKNQTTTAQVEQRTARLEQRNSSEAEPKPLQVPQKSSDEGFEFHGYARSGLLMNSSAAKTQGGPTMTPAGETGGHVGRLGNEPDTYVEMNLEHKQTLANGATTRFKVMMADGQRTYNDWTSNTSSLNVRQAFVELGHLPTFTDGFKDATVWAGKRFDRDNFDIHWLDSDVVFLAGTGAGVYDMRWGEQGHSNLSLYGRTFGDIENSENTAQNYILTSNNFYGPLQFMVSGMRAKDNDDRLDTEGNKVKSDAANEGVHALVGLHNDSFYGLREGLSKTALLYGHGLGAEVKNVGSDGALLSQADTWRLATYGITPLGGGWHLAPALLAQTSRNRYAKGDSYQWATANLRVIQEINQNFEMQYEGSYQYMDLRPEGYNNRNAVSGGFYKLTVAPTLKAGDVGDFLKRPEIRLFASWMDWDHHLDNYAGSDAFGSDGFKAGGEWNFGVQMETWF, encoded by the coding sequence ATGAAAAAAAGCACTCTCGCTGTTGCCGTAACAATCGGGTTGTTATCAGCGGCTGGCCCTGCATGGTCAGCCACTGACATGAGCAGTATTGAAGCGCGCCTTGCCGCGATGGAAAAGCGCCTTCAGGCGGCTGAACATCGTGCGGATGTCGCAGAAAACCGCGCTGAAGCAGCCGAAAAACAAGCACAACAGCTGGCCTCAGCCCAGCAGAAAAACCAGACCACCACCGCGCAGGTTGAGCAGCGCACTGCCCGGCTGGAGCAGAGAAATTCCAGTGAGGCGGAACCCAAACCCCTTCAGGTACCACAAAAATCCTCTGACGAAGGATTCGAATTTCACGGTTACGCCCGCTCTGGCCTGTTGATGAACAGTTCAGCGGCGAAAACCCAGGGCGGACCGACAATGACGCCAGCCGGCGAAACCGGCGGTCACGTTGGACGACTGGGCAATGAGCCGGACACCTACGTTGAAATGAATCTGGAGCACAAGCAGACGCTGGCAAATGGCGCAACCACGCGCTTTAAGGTGATGATGGCCGATGGCCAGCGTACCTACAACGACTGGACCAGTAACACCAGTTCGCTCAACGTTCGTCAGGCTTTTGTAGAACTCGGCCATCTGCCGACTTTTACCGACGGATTTAAAGACGCCACCGTCTGGGCTGGTAAGCGCTTTGATCGCGACAACTTTGACATCCACTGGCTCGATTCGGATGTGGTGTTTCTCGCCGGAACCGGTGCGGGTGTCTATGACATGAGGTGGGGCGAACAGGGTCACAGCAATCTGTCACTGTATGGCCGTACGTTTGGCGATATCGAAAACAGCGAAAACACCGCCCAGAACTATATCCTGACGTCGAATAACTTCTATGGGCCGTTGCAATTTATGGTTAGCGGTATGCGCGCGAAAGATAACGATGATCGTCTTGATACCGAGGGCAATAAGGTTAAAAGCGATGCGGCCAATGAAGGTGTTCATGCGCTGGTTGGTTTGCATAACGACAGCTTCTATGGTCTGCGCGAAGGGTTATCAAAAACCGCGCTTCTCTATGGTCACGGACTGGGTGCGGAAGTGAAAAATGTGGGTTCCGACGGTGCGCTGTTGTCGCAGGCTGACACCTGGCGCCTGGCGACCTACGGTATCACCCCGCTGGGCGGTGGCTGGCATCTTGCTCCGGCATTACTGGCGCAAACCAGCCGGAATCGCTATGCAAAAGGCGACAGCTACCAGTGGGCGACCGCTAACCTGCGTGTGATTCAGGAAATCAACCAGAACTTTGAGATGCAGTACGAAGGTAGCTATCAGTACATGGACCTGCGTCCAGAAGGGTACAACAATCGTAATGCGGTGAGCGGCGGCTTCTATAAATTGACCGTTGCGCCGACGCTGAAGGCGGGCGATGTAGGTGACTTCCTGAAACGCCCGGAAATCAGACTGTTCGCCTCCTGGATGGACTGGGACCACCACCTTGACAATTATGCCGGAAGCGATGCCTTCGGTAGCGACGGCTTTAAAGCCGGCGGCGAGTGGAACTTCGGCGTTCAGATGGAAACCTGGTTCTGA
- a CDS encoding aminoimidazole riboside kinase codes for MSVRVWCLGDAVVDLLPEGQGRLLQCPGGAPANVAVGIARLQGNSGFIGRVGDDPFGHFMRQTLADEQVDTTFMLPDAAHRTSTVVVSLDEEGERSFTFMVRPGADLFIEQADLPPFKQGEWLHCCSIALAAEPSRETTFAAMARVRAAGGFNSFDPNIRHDLWSDTASLQRCLNQALQLADVVKLSEEELAFISGSTEMDRSMAQLAEKFGIRLLMVTLGRDGVKAWHHGEIYHYPTLPVVSVDTTGAGDAFVAGLLWGLAQHSLPENEPQLAARLGSAQICGALATTAKGAMTALPYRQQLEQQLEH; via the coding sequence ATGTCAGTGCGGGTATGGTGCCTGGGTGATGCCGTAGTGGATCTGTTGCCAGAAGGTCAGGGACGTTTGTTACAATGTCCGGGAGGCGCGCCAGCCAATGTGGCGGTGGGCATCGCCAGATTGCAGGGCAACAGTGGTTTTATTGGCCGGGTAGGCGACGATCCTTTTGGCCACTTTATGCGACAGACGCTGGCAGATGAGCAGGTAGATACCACTTTTATGCTGCCCGATGCGGCACACCGTACCTCAACGGTGGTCGTCTCTCTTGATGAAGAAGGTGAGCGCTCATTTACCTTTATGGTCCGTCCGGGGGCCGATCTGTTTATTGAACAGGCGGATTTGCCGCCGTTTAAACAGGGCGAATGGCTGCACTGCTGTTCGATAGCGCTGGCAGCGGAACCTTCCCGTGAAACGACCTTCGCGGCAATGGCCCGCGTACGGGCGGCAGGCGGTTTCAACAGCTTTGATCCCAACATCCGTCACGATCTCTGGTCCGATACGGCAAGCCTTCAGCGTTGCCTGAACCAGGCGTTGCAGCTGGCCGATGTGGTGAAACTCTCTGAAGAGGAGCTGGCGTTTATTAGCGGCTCAACGGAGATGGATCGCAGTATGGCGCAGCTGGCGGAAAAATTTGGCATTCGTTTGCTGATGGTCACGCTGGGGAGGGATGGGGTCAAAGCATGGCACCACGGCGAGATTTATCACTATCCAACCTTACCGGTCGTCAGCGTGGACACCACCGGTGCGGGTGATGCCTTTGTTGCTGGTTTACTGTGGGGGCTGGCGCAGCATAGTCTGCCGGAAAATGAACCTCAGCTGGCGGCGCGGCTGGGCAGCGCACAAATCTGTGGTGCATTAGCGACCACGGCTAAAGGGGCGATGACCGCATTGCCTTATCGTCAGCAGCTGGAACAGCAACTGGAGCACTGA
- a CDS encoding GGDEF domain-containing protein, translated as MINFLNAKTVASQALLLAALRTTIVVMVVGSISYYFDYSTILKSSQAQLLVSTQQKIFRESLPFQEIIQTENNFLEEFKRLYSQENKAINYDSYFNEIFTRHEDGSWTQNSKMYDGYILQNGQYVYGTSATYSPQIAPDTDTRKRFVLSYLLSYKYGGVLKNRFLNFYGVVPEKGFTIFQKEDIAKAFHYSGPDALDLSTYEFYSRGFSQKDDSPIFTSIYYDFSNKAWMTTIAIPDVAPPGGKHKIMACVDLLLNNLMKRASEPEIKGTRSTVFEATPQGKLISDDNYQKEIFSSQGNVSISSLKIAGYYPLIDAVLNDRSGQVKLLNLESEIVAVGRIPWTPWAIAIHYPKSLLYKETLFNIKVIVYLSIATLVLELIILSSVLRNKITIPLNKLIALSATVIPSKNGDATSQELNSKDEIVRLQYAYIDMMERVRKSQESLEDKINERTKALEQANQELFIISHTDPLTKIGNRRFFFNQGEDLLLKPDEIKSKILLAIIDFDYFKKYNDFYGHPQGDQCLMIVANILSENIDTHTDILARIGGEEFALIKTVPDDEEAQICIRKLCDSVSSSAIPHTASEKGIVTISIGYVTEEYNKKITMDALMSKADRALYIAKNSGRNTIVHFGDIRDEA; from the coding sequence TTGATTAATTTTTTAAATGCAAAGACCGTTGCCAGTCAGGCATTGTTACTGGCCGCACTTCGCACCACCATCGTGGTAATGGTGGTGGGGTCAATTTCGTATTATTTTGATTATTCGACAATTCTTAAATCCAGCCAGGCGCAACTGTTGGTATCGACGCAGCAAAAAATTTTTCGTGAGAGCCTGCCGTTTCAGGAGATTATTCAGACGGAAAACAATTTCCTGGAAGAGTTTAAACGATTGTACTCTCAGGAAAATAAAGCTATTAATTATGACAGCTATTTCAATGAAATCTTCACCCGGCACGAGGATGGTTCCTGGACGCAAAACAGCAAAATGTATGATGGGTATATTTTGCAAAACGGACAATATGTCTATGGCACCTCGGCCACCTACTCCCCTCAGATCGCACCGGATACGGATACCCGAAAACGATTTGTTCTGTCTTATTTGTTGTCCTACAAATATGGTGGGGTATTAAAAAATCGCTTTTTAAATTTCTACGGTGTTGTACCCGAGAAGGGCTTCACTATTTTTCAAAAAGAAGATATTGCCAAGGCATTCCACTATTCCGGTCCCGACGCGCTCGATCTGTCAACATATGAGTTTTATTCCCGCGGCTTTAGCCAAAAAGATGACAGCCCTATTTTCACCAGTATTTATTACGATTTTTCAAATAAGGCCTGGATGACAACGATTGCCATACCTGACGTTGCCCCGCCCGGTGGCAAGCATAAAATTATGGCCTGCGTTGATCTTCTGCTGAATAATCTAATGAAAAGAGCGAGCGAGCCTGAAATTAAAGGAACCCGAAGCACCGTTTTCGAAGCAACCCCGCAGGGAAAACTGATCTCTGACGATAACTATCAAAAGGAGATATTTTCCAGTCAGGGCAATGTCTCTATCTCTTCCCTTAAAATCGCAGGCTATTATCCGCTGATTGACGCGGTTCTGAATGATCGTTCAGGCCAGGTTAAACTGCTTAATTTAGAGAGTGAAATTGTCGCCGTCGGTCGTATTCCGTGGACACCCTGGGCCATTGCGATACATTATCCCAAGAGCCTGCTTTATAAGGAAACGCTGTTTAATATCAAGGTCATTGTTTATCTTTCCATTGCCACGCTGGTGCTGGAATTAATTATCCTGTCCAGCGTATTAAGAAATAAAATAACCATACCACTTAATAAGCTGATTGCGCTTTCGGCAACCGTTATTCCATCCAAAAATGGCGATGCCACCTCGCAGGAATTAAACAGCAAAGATGAGATAGTAAGACTCCAGTATGCCTATATTGATATGATGGAAAGGGTGAGAAAATCTCAGGAATCGCTGGAAGATAAGATAAATGAGAGAACCAAAGCGCTTGAGCAGGCTAACCAGGAACTTTTCATTATCTCACATACCGATCCACTCACTAAAATTGGCAACCGGCGTTTCTTTTTTAATCAGGGTGAAGATTTACTGCTCAAACCTGACGAGATAAAAAGCAAAATATTGCTGGCTATTATCGATTTCGACTATTTCAAAAAATATAACGATTTCTACGGGCACCCGCAGGGTGACCAGTGTCTGATGATTGTTGCCAATATCCTCTCGGAGAATATCGATACCCACACGGATATTCTGGCCCGCATTGGGGGTGAAGAGTTTGCGTTAATTAAAACCGTGCCCGACGATGAAGAAGCACAAATCTGCATCAGGAAACTCTGTGATTCCGTTTCGTCAAGCGCGATTCCCCATACAGCGTCTGAAAAAGGGATAGTGACGATCAGTATTGGCTATGTGACAGAAGAATATAATAAAAAAATCACCATGGACGCGCTGATGTCAAAAGCCGATCGCGCGCTCTATATCGCGAAAAATTCCGGCAGAAATACTATCGTTCATTTTGGCGATATCAGGGATGAGGCTTAA
- a CDS encoding type III secretion system chaperone — translation MTPTQQQVEKLLQHFSVGCKTPLQLKDGVCALYDDEGKEAAVLEVPEQSESLLLHCQLIETDSQRSLTLYPLLLQLNFEMAAMRGCWLALDELYKVRLCFQQPLAQLDEASFSHVVSGFIEQVVEVRDFINQMIGRPAA, via the coding sequence ATGACACCGACACAACAGCAGGTTGAAAAGCTGCTGCAGCATTTTTCCGTCGGTTGCAAAACGCCTTTGCAGTTAAAGGATGGCGTGTGCGCCCTGTATGACGATGAGGGTAAAGAGGCGGCGGTGCTGGAAGTGCCCGAGCAAAGTGAAAGCCTGCTGCTGCATTGCCAGCTGATTGAAACTGATTCTCAGAGATCGCTGACGCTGTATCCACTTTTGTTACAGCTCAATTTTGAGATGGCGGCAATGCGCGGCTGCTGGCTGGCGCTGGATGAGCTTTACAAAGTGCGTTTATGTTTTCAGCAACCGCTGGCGCAGCTTGATGAGGCAAGCTTCAGCCATGTGGTCAGTGGCTTTATCGAACAGGTGGTGGAAGTGCGTGACTTTATCAATCAGATGATTGGGCGCCCCGCTGCCTGA
- a CDS encoding AvrE-family type 3 secretion system effector: MKLRLHGAEQKAVVQKTENKTTGKGAALQQGSGSSTPQAAAGSLATDGRNRGKLPNVHQQDTGEDGSSPARQKKKSFSFSRLFGKKSSKSSSQPATTSAPENVRGKGNTLRELMANDGESHDQPAGASLTRSGGCRRSSLEDMAGRPINKTGISGQQPQNAPLRGPARGTTLAELLARPEECAETPPASPQGEPRLTRSGGVKRHDLADMKGREIARGDGEEPAPAHMKQQQLQISLQEGKLKLSGTNPSAINTLLSQTLGKEDQHYLAHNVSSDGSQHQLLDKQGCLFDIKSNENGYSVLHNSQSAELKSKLEQAGDAPVSLSSHNGKLQISIGENGKNKMVLSEPGSAHHAMLSGVWQHPAGVAEKEGQAVCLHDDKLHLLNSSLGLWQSASDTSYSNLSRQADGKLYAVKDDQTLSNLSENQSSEKFIDKIKSFSVGKNGQVAVLADTESAHHMCLLPSIDAKPEDRSYFSLRLADTPEMLQREQPHPEVQSVAMSNGRLFAADSEGKLHIGLLKQIDNNELPMKNMPQKVLEQHYGRNHRIEGFFTDHKGQLNVLVKDNFRQQHACPLGDDDQFHPGWNMTDTMVINNQLGLHHISPEPHKILDMAHLGSLALKDGSVHYFDLLTKGWTSAGFDCKQLKKGLDGTAYILKDGEVKRLGINQTTSSIRQGKDNFFALPHVRNKPEPGVALQGLNKSDKAQAIAVIGVNHYFALTEKGDIRSYQIKPGTQQLARQVQTLDLEGITGALKDIHVDQQHNLYAVNQDGEVFHQSREQWQSGEAGGGWKKLTGPQNKSDLQRLEMDNEHRLVATMTDTTQHQLKEGEWHPYQSPESGPLDVGTRESQAVFGRLSQGMKGVRIPGTGLTVNVSAQAAGMNGIENRKIKSKFADRVRAYVFNPTMKTPRPIKNAAYSMQHNWKGRRGLQPLYEMQGALIKQLESHNVLKQGMQPDLKSKLEKMDLGKHGETLLNDMKHFREELEQSAIRSATILGQHQGVLTRNGTANEDFRLSPTKGVVQSFNVNRSGRDLSKALEKAVTIAPPSPASENKLHTLLSDFISKGVNMSHQKADIPLGRQRDPNDQTALTKSRLILDIITLGDMHQLADKASLISGGQPDSEQIRQLRQEFDALRQKQYGDNPVKQYTDMGFTNHGALEADYDAVKAFINAFKKEHHGVNLTARTVLETHGNAELVEKLKDTLLSMGSGESMSFSRSYSAGLSSVFVPTINRVLVPIVPGAGVALERAYNLTFGRTPGGLNVSFGRGGGVNGTIFLATGYDLMPYMTGKKTTAENASDWLSKQHKISPDFRIGGAVSASLQGTLLNGINFKLTEDELPGFLHGLTQGTLTPTELMQKGIEHQMMQGRRLVYNVDTSAAFDLRAGIDMTRDGSKPDGVTARISTGVSGSLNLVSGLSERITETGEFGRTQTSSDNSLTFFNSASVGANLTASVGVAHGFTHDGKVTANATSAPATSVGTFPAFTSTNVSVALAMDDLTTQNIILGLKQAEPVTNHDISELKSMLKKHFRDSDSVNLLKALEKDENPDPVEHLDKLSKHFNTRSTADDDRYQAIRTLKKLVARQMCVATNSQELGSAMHLTTYTNLSRLDENGILGVLKRHIDAALLPSRADRIRSMMDNDPVLKDLIKQLQTTPFSYAIVSMELKDVVRDAAEKAMLEGKLGREELGALFQDPDYLRIKSVSVIQSATKSEGFNTPAMLLRASNSAGMSMERNIGTINFEYGRDQDTPRCFTLEGAIAEANPEVASALTGLKKEGFEMKG; encoded by the coding sequence ATGAAGTTGAGATTGCATGGAGCGGAACAAAAAGCAGTAGTGCAGAAAACCGAAAACAAAACAACGGGCAAGGGCGCAGCACTGCAACAGGGCAGCGGCAGCAGTACACCGCAGGCCGCAGCCGGTTCGCTGGCAACAGACGGAAGAAATCGTGGAAAATTGCCTAATGTGCATCAGCAGGACACTGGTGAAGATGGCAGCAGTCCTGCCCGTCAGAAAAAAAAATCGTTCAGTTTCAGCCGTTTATTCGGTAAAAAATCCTCGAAATCTTCCTCACAACCTGCAACCACCTCGGCACCGGAAAACGTGCGCGGTAAAGGTAACACCCTGCGTGAGCTAATGGCGAACGATGGGGAAAGCCATGATCAACCAGCCGGGGCGAGCTTAACCCGCTCAGGCGGGTGCAGGCGCAGCAGCCTTGAGGATATGGCGGGGCGCCCGATCAATAAAACCGGCATCAGTGGTCAACAGCCGCAGAACGCACCGCTGCGTGGACCAGCCAGAGGCACCACCTTAGCGGAGCTGCTGGCAAGGCCCGAAGAATGCGCTGAAACGCCACCCGCCTCTCCACAGGGTGAACCGCGTTTAACCCGCTCGGGTGGCGTCAAACGCCATGACCTGGCTGATATGAAAGGGCGGGAAATAGCGAGAGGCGATGGCGAAGAGCCGGCCCCGGCGCATATGAAGCAGCAACAACTGCAAATATCGCTGCAAGAGGGCAAACTGAAACTGTCTGGCACCAATCCGTCGGCGATCAACACGCTGCTGTCGCAAACCCTCGGTAAAGAGGATCAGCATTATCTGGCCCACAACGTCAGCAGCGATGGCAGCCAGCATCAGCTTCTGGACAAACAGGGGTGCCTGTTTGATATCAAAAGTAATGAAAATGGCTACAGCGTGTTGCATAACAGCCAGTCTGCTGAACTGAAGAGCAAGCTGGAACAGGCGGGCGATGCGCCGGTAAGCCTGTCGAGCCATAATGGCAAACTGCAAATCAGTATTGGCGAAAATGGCAAGAACAAAATGGTCCTGAGTGAACCAGGTTCTGCCCATCACGCTATGTTAAGTGGCGTCTGGCAGCATCCTGCGGGCGTTGCAGAAAAGGAAGGTCAGGCAGTTTGCCTGCATGATGACAAGCTGCACCTGCTGAATTCCAGTCTGGGGTTGTGGCAGAGCGCCAGTGACACCTCGTACAGTAACCTGTCACGCCAGGCCGACGGTAAACTTTATGCGGTGAAGGATGACCAGACACTGAGCAATCTGTCTGAAAACCAGTCGTCGGAAAAATTTATCGATAAAATCAAATCGTTCTCCGTGGGTAAAAATGGCCAGGTGGCGGTCCTGGCCGATACGGAAAGCGCACACCACATGTGCCTGCTGCCTTCGATTGACGCAAAGCCGGAAGATCGCAGCTATTTTAGCCTGCGGCTTGCTGATACGCCTGAAATGTTACAGCGCGAACAGCCTCATCCTGAGGTACAGTCTGTCGCCATGAGTAATGGTCGCTTGTTTGCCGCCGACAGTGAAGGTAAGTTGCATATCGGCTTGCTGAAGCAGATAGACAATAATGAATTACCGATGAAAAACATGCCGCAGAAAGTGCTGGAGCAGCACTATGGGCGCAATCATCGGATTGAAGGATTTTTTACCGATCACAAAGGGCAGCTCAACGTGCTGGTCAAAGATAACTTCAGACAGCAACATGCCTGCCCGCTGGGCGATGACGACCAGTTCCACCCCGGCTGGAATATGACCGATACCATGGTCATTAATAACCAGCTCGGATTGCATCATATTAGTCCTGAACCGCACAAAATTCTCGATATGGCGCACCTGGGCAGCCTCGCACTTAAGGATGGCAGCGTTCATTATTTTGATCTGCTGACCAAAGGCTGGACCAGCGCGGGGTTCGATTGTAAACAGCTGAAAAAAGGGCTGGACGGCACGGCCTATATTTTGAAAGACGGTGAGGTGAAACGACTGGGTATTAATCAGACCACCTCGTCGATAAGGCAGGGTAAAGATAACTTCTTCGCACTTCCTCATGTGCGTAATAAACCCGAGCCGGGGGTTGCCTTACAGGGGCTGAACAAATCAGATAAAGCGCAGGCGATAGCGGTGATTGGTGTTAATCACTATTTTGCACTGACGGAAAAAGGGGATATCCGCTCGTACCAAATCAAACCCGGAACGCAGCAGCTGGCCCGTCAGGTACAAACCCTTGACCTGGAAGGGATTACCGGCGCATTAAAAGACATCCATGTTGACCAGCAGCACAATCTGTATGCCGTCAACCAGGATGGTGAGGTTTTCCATCAGTCCCGTGAACAGTGGCAAAGCGGTGAAGCTGGCGGTGGCTGGAAAAAACTTACCGGGCCGCAAAACAAAAGTGATCTGCAACGTCTGGAAATGGACAACGAGCATCGGCTCGTCGCCACCATGACAGATACCACGCAGCATCAGTTGAAAGAAGGGGAGTGGCATCCTTATCAATCGCCAGAAAGCGGGCCGCTGGATGTGGGAACGCGCGAATCCCAGGCGGTGTTTGGCCGGTTAAGTCAGGGCATGAAAGGTGTGCGTATCCCCGGAACCGGCCTCACGGTAAACGTGTCGGCGCAGGCTGCCGGGATGAACGGCATTGAGAACCGTAAAATCAAGAGCAAGTTTGCTGACAGGGTGCGGGCCTATGTCTTTAACCCCACCATGAAGACGCCGCGCCCGATCAAAAACGCCGCCTACAGCATGCAGCATAACTGGAAGGGACGGCGCGGCCTGCAGCCTTTATATGAAATGCAGGGCGCGTTGATTAAACAGCTTGAGTCGCACAATGTGCTGAAACAAGGCATGCAGCCGGATTTGAAAAGCAAACTGGAGAAGATGGACCTCGGCAAGCACGGTGAAACCCTGCTCAATGATATGAAGCACTTCCGGGAAGAACTTGAACAAAGCGCCATCCGTTCCGCCACCATTCTTGGTCAACACCAGGGGGTGCTGACCAGGAATGGCACAGCCAATGAGGATTTCAGGCTTTCCCCCACCAAAGGTGTGGTGCAGAGCTTTAACGTGAACCGTTCAGGGCGCGATCTCAGCAAAGCACTGGAAAAAGCGGTGACTATAGCTCCGCCTTCACCTGCTTCAGAAAATAAATTGCACACCCTGCTGAGTGATTTTATCAGTAAGGGGGTCAATATGAGCCACCAGAAAGCGGATATCCCCCTTGGCCGCCAGCGCGATCCTAATGACCAGACGGCGCTGACCAAATCGCGGCTGATCCTTGACATCATAACCCTGGGCGATATGCACCAGCTGGCCGACAAAGCGTCGCTGATTTCGGGAGGCCAGCCCGACAGCGAGCAAATCAGACAGTTGCGTCAGGAATTCGATGCACTGCGGCAGAAACAGTATGGCGACAACCCGGTGAAGCAATATACCGATATGGGCTTTACCAATCACGGCGCACTGGAAGCGGATTACGATGCGGTGAAAGCCTTTATCAATGCTTTCAAAAAAGAGCACCACGGCGTCAATCTGACTGCGCGAACCGTGCTGGAAACGCACGGCAATGCCGAGCTGGTGGAAAAGTTAAAAGACACGCTGCTGTCGATGGGCAGCGGAGAAAGCATGAGTTTCAGCCGTTCGTATAGTGCCGGACTGAGCAGTGTTTTCGTACCAACAATTAACAGAGTGCTGGTGCCGATTGTTCCTGGCGCTGGGGTCGCTCTGGAACGCGCCTATAACCTGACCTTTGGGCGCACTCCTGGTGGCCTGAACGTTAGTTTTGGTCGTGGCGGTGGCGTGAACGGTACCATCTTTTTGGCGACCGGATATGACTTAATGCCTTATATGACTGGCAAAAAAACCACGGCTGAAAATGCCAGCGACTGGCTGAGTAAACAACACAAAATCAGCCCGGATTTTCGTATTGGTGGGGCAGTCAGCGCCAGTCTGCAAGGGACTTTGCTGAACGGCATTAATTTCAAACTGACGGAAGATGAACTGCCCGGTTTTTTACATGGACTGACGCAAGGCACCCTGACGCCGACGGAGCTGATGCAAAAGGGCATTGAACATCAGATGATGCAGGGCCGCAGGCTGGTGTACAATGTGGATACCAGCGCGGCATTTGACCTGCGTGCGGGCATTGACATGACCCGTGACGGCAGCAAGCCCGATGGTGTGACGGCCCGTATTTCTACCGGTGTGAGCGGATCGCTTAACCTCGTTTCCGGTTTGAGCGAGCGCATCACTGAAACCGGTGAGTTTGGCCGCACGCAAACTTCCAGTGATAACAGCCTGACGTTTTTCAACTCGGCCAGCGTCGGGGCTAACCTGACCGCCAGCGTGGGGGTGGCGCACGGATTTACCCATGACGGTAAGGTCACCGCTAATGCCACCTCGGCACCTGCTACCTCTGTCGGAACCTTTCCGGCGTTTACCTCCACCAACGTGTCAGTGGCGCTGGCGATGGATGACCTTACCACCCAAAACATCATTCTCGGGCTGAAGCAGGCTGAACCGGTGACCAATCACGATATCAGCGAACTGAAGTCAATGTTAAAGAAACATTTCAGGGACAGCGATAGCGTTAACCTGCTGAAGGCGCTGGAGAAAGATGAGAATCCTGACCCGGTGGAACATCTTGATAAGTTAAGCAAACATTTCAATACCCGTTCCACGGCTGACGACGATCGCTATCAGGCTATTCGGACATTGAAAAAACTGGTGGCTCGTCAGATGTGTGTCGCAACCAATAGCCAGGAGTTAGGTTCAGCCATGCACCTCACTACTTACACTAACCTGTCGAGGCTGGACGAGAACGGTATTTTGGGTGTGTTAAAACGGCACATTGATGCCGCATTGTTGCCCAGTCGCGCCGACCGTATCCGCAGCATGATGGATAACGATCCCGTGCTGAAAGACTTAATCAAACAGTTGCAAACCACACCGTTCAGCTATGCCATCGTGTCGATGGAGCTGAAAGATGTCGTGCGTGATGCTGCTGAAAAAGCGATGCTCGAAGGCAAATTAGGACGCGAAGAGTTGGGCGCTCTGTTTCAGGACCCTGATTACCTGCGTATTAAATCGGTCAGTGTCATTCAGAGCGCCACCAAAAGCGAAGGGTTTAATACGCCTGCAATGTTACTGCGCGCCAGCAACAGTGCTGGCATGAGCATGGAGCGCAATATCGGCACCATCAACTTTGAATATGGTCGGGACCAGGACACGCCGCGGTGCTTCACACTGGAAGGCGCAATTGCCGAAGCTAACCCGGAAGTGGCCTCTGCGCTGACGGGACTGAAGAAAGAAGGGTTTGAAATGAAGGGCTGA